Genomic window (Granulicella arctica):
ACCTCGCTCCGGGGTGGACTCTCCGAGGTGGGAGGCGACGAAGCCCTTTGTTTCGAGACGGTCCAACGCTGCATAGACGCTGCCGACGGCGATCTCCCGACCGCGCTGAAGAGCTAACTCTCGCGACAACGGTACGCCATATGCATCGGCTCCGAGGCGAATGATCGTGAGGAGAAGGATCATCTCGAACTCACCCAGGTAGTTGTGCTCACCCATTTCTTCACTATAAATGAAGAAATAGAATTGCGGCGCAATTTTTACTCA
Coding sequences:
- a CDS encoding PadR family transcriptional regulator; this encodes MGEHNYLGEFEMILLLTIIRLGADAYGVPLSRELALQRGREIAVGSVYAALDRLETKGFVASHLGESTPERGGRAKRYFRVTDQGLRTVHETRKVLSTLWKSLPPLSEGLS